The stretch of DNA TGGCTGTCAGGAGGCTGCGCGGCTATAGAACTATACCCCTCTCGCCGAGCGACTACATGTCGATAATAGCCCCACTCCTAAACGTCTCTCTCGAGAGGGCTGTCTGGGTCGGGGTTTCGGCTGAGCTAAGGGGTTTTAGGCTAAGGCGGGTGAGGAGGAGGCTTACCTTCGGTCTGCCCGAGGCTTTCCTCGCTATCCTACTTATAATCCAGGCGGCCGCCGTCCTCATACTGTGAGACTGCTTGGCTACAAGTGGAGCCTCTTCCACTCCCCCCTCACGGCCGTGTCCATCAGGCCCAGGACTGTCCCCCTATACATGAACTCCGAGATTATGGGGTTCCTAGCTCTATATGCCTTGCCCGCGTTTTCAAGCTTGTCGGCGAGAAGCCTCATAAGCTCCTCCGCATCCCCCCCGCCCCGCGAAACATATTCTACAGCCTCTCTTACCCACCTTAGAATATCCTCCCTGTGCCACCTCAGGTACTCCATCCCCCCGCTCCTCATACCGTAGTGGGCGAAAGCAAGCTTCTCCGGCTTGAACCTCGCCATGGCGTCTAGGCTGTTTATGTACTCGACGGGCTTGAAGGGAGGTGGTGTTGTGGGGAACTCTACAAGCGTCCCGTCGTCGTCTTTTAGGGAAACACCCGCAGAGTCTCCAGTAAACATAACGCCCTCTTGAGGCAGGTAGAAGCTCATGTGGTGTGAGGCATGGCCTGGCGTATATATCACGTGGAGTTTAACACCCCCCGGTAGCTCGAGGACCTCACCATCCTCTGGGACCACTATCTTACCTTCCGGCACGGGCTCGGGCTTGCCGAAAAAGTCAGCGTAGTCTCCGAGGAACTGTTTCGAAGCCTGCCAAAGCCTCTCAGGGTCCGCCATGTGGCGGGCCCCCCTGGGATGAACGTAGACAGCTTCCACGGTGTCCAGGCTGCGCACTATGCTGCCAGCAGCGCTCGCATGGTCTAAGTGTATATGCGTGAGGATAACGTATCTCAGCCTGACCCCCATAGACTGCAGCTCCTCCCTGACCCTCTCCCAGGAAGTCTTCGGCCCACTGTCAATCATAGCCGCATCGCCGTCGGGCGCAATCAATATGTAGCTCCCCATCTTCCCCGTAAACGGCTCGGGCGTTGTGTCCACGAGTTTAATTTCGACCAACCACGACTCCCCGGTGGGATAAGGATGTTGGCGTAGACTCTAAGCCTTTCATGCTGGGAAGGACTATATAAAAATATTTGCTGGCTAGAACCGCTTAATTTCAACCCTACCAATTATACACTGATATCACGGGGCCCAGCTGCGTTGCCCGGGGAGAGGATCAGGCTGGCTAAAGCTCTGCTAGACCTGGCTAGGTCGACGTTGAAGAGCGTTTGGAGCGACATGGCCACCGGAGACTATAGATGGGTTATACTCAAGTCGTGGAGAGCGGCAAAGGAAGCTCTTCTATCGCTCTCGTACAGCGGCGCTGCAGAGGTGCATGTTGACGACCTCTCCGGGCTATACGCTATGCTGTACCCCTCATGCCCCCCAATCCAGTGGAGCGACATAGCCCTTCTAGACTATGCTAAAACCCTTGTCGAGGACCTGGGCCTCTACATGATATTCTACTCGGCGGAGCCCGGGCCTAGGAGGAGAGATGGAATCCAGTCTCTCGAGGCCTCAGTTCGGATAGTGGAATCGGTGGTCCAATGTATTAAGGAGCCTTCGACAGGCTCCGGCCCAGCAGCAGGAATATCATTCCCGCTGGATGCTCTTAGAAGAAAGGTTTCCACGTTCAGCGGGGAGAGGGTAACTGTTGTCCGGTCCGGGAGGAGGCTCTATATCATAACAGCGGAGATGCCGGAGGATATAGTTGGTAGGATAGAGCTTGCGAAGAAGATCGAAACCCCACCCGGCTTCCAGGTGCTACCCTTAACGGCCGAGGAAGCCTACAGCTACGTCAATCTACCCTGGATAGTGCTTGAAGACGTTGAAGTCATGAGGGACGACCTGGGCTTGGGCCAGTTCTTCGAGCTTAGGTCCACAAGCCAAGGCGGCTCATTCTTTTAAATAAATGTTCTGCTGATCTATCATCAACCGACATGTTATGTGGCTGGTCGTGTAAAAAAGTGGCAGCTTTGTCCATAGGCTGTAGTTTGCTCTCTGTCTGTTTAGCTAGAATTTTAGGCCGAAAGCTTGTCTAACCAGCTGCCTTACTATTGTCAGTCTCTGTATCTCGTTTGTGCCTTCATATATTGTCGTTATTATTGCGTCCCTCAGGTATCTTTCCACACCAGTCTCAGGGTCTACGCCGTAGCCTCCGTGTATCTGTATCGCCTGCCTCGCTATCCATTCAGCCGCTTCTGTGGCGAAGGCCTTTGCAAGGCTAGCGGCCACTATGAACTCCCTCTTCCCTTTGTCAGCCAGTGTGGCTGCCCAGTATGTGAGTAGGCGTGCGGCCTCAAGCTTCATGTACATGTTGGCTAGCTTGTCGATTATCATCTGGAACTGTATGAGTGGCTGGCCGAACACCTCCCTCTGGAGGGCGTAGTTTAGAGCCTTCTCGAACGAGGCTTGGGCTATCCCCACAGCCTGAGCAGCTATGCCTATTCTCGTGTAGTCGTATGTGGACACTATTACCTTGAATCCCTCGTCCTCTTTTCCAACAAGGTTCTCGGCTGGCACCTTAACATCCTCAAGGATAACCTCGTAGGGCTGCTCGCCCCTCATACCGAGCACTTTAAACTGCTGACCTATCTTTAGGCCTGGCATGTCCTTCTCGACTATAAACACGCTTATCCCCCACCACCTCTTATCCTCCCTCGGCGGGTTAGTCCTGGCAGACACTACAAGGTAGTCAGCATCCCTGGCACCGCTTATGAAGACCTTTCTACCGTTTATCACGTAATGATCGTTAACCTTGCGTGCAGTCGTCCTTATACCCGCCACATCGCTGCCTCCAGTCGGCTCTGTGTTGGCGTGCGCCCCCCTAGCCTTCCCCTGGGCTATAGGTGTCACATACTTTCTTTTCTGCTCTTCAGTACCGAAGAGAAGTATGGGGACTGCGAAGAGGTGGTTTACACCGATTGTTACGCCGAGTGCGGGAACAGCTCTAGCTATCTCCTCCGTCAGCAGGGCGGTCATAAGATGGCCGCCGCCCTGGCCGCCGTACTCTTCAGGTATACCTACCCCGAAAATGCCGAGGTCGGCTGCCTCCTTGAGTATATCCTCGGGAATTCTGTTAGTCTCCTCGATCTCTCTCCAACGTGGCATAACTTTGGATTCTACAAACTCCCTAATTGACTTTCTAAACAGCTCATGCTCCTCCGTTAGCTCGATTCTAAAATCCTCCGAGGAGCTGAAAGGGAAGACCATATCTTCACGCACCTTAAAAGTCTAATGTGTGTTTCTAGTGGATTTAAAATGGGGGTATTAGTGGCGAAATTATGAGGTCTAGAGTGCGGGTATAAGTACTCTTGGAGATTCCCGTTCTCGTTAAACTAGTGCTACTCCTGAATAAAATCTTAGTCTTTATTCCAACCTCAGACCCTGCTTGTCGTCCGCGTTACATGTCTTATCGTATCCTCCTATGTGTAGGACCTTGTAGACTGGAAACTCTCATTTCGCTAGGTTTAGCCCCCTAAACTTCAGTTTCTCCAGCTCTTTTCTACCTGAGTTGAGTACGTCTACATTGGCTACTGCGAATAGCGCAGGCGCCCCCCGCCGGAGCCTGCCGAGCCACGCCACGGGGCCTCCAGATGCTAGGGCGGAGTTTAGCGTGTATAGTTTGAGGGTTTCACGCGGCGTGAGAGACTCGCTTTCCCTGCAAAGCCTTGAGCTGCACAGCCCAACAGCAGCCTTGAACGTCTCCGCGGGATCGTAAGTTTCTACCGGCGCGTCGGTTGATAAAGCCAGCTTAACTCCCGCCCTCAGCATGGACGCGAAGGGGTAGGCCGCTTGCAGCATGTCAGACCCTACCCTACTCTCCAGCCACCAGTCGCTGACCCTAAACAGAGGCTGCACTACTGTCCAGACCCTCAGGCTAGCCAGCCTATCTATCTGGTTGGGCCAGGCTAGGCTGGCGTGCTCCACCCTGAGCATCCCCGGCTCTACACCCCTTGATATGGCGTTGCTGAAGCCTTCTAGAACCTCGTCTAACGCCGCATCTCCTATTGCGTGAACAGCAGTTGCAAGCCCCCGGTGGCTGTTTGACACTGCTTCCTCCGCTATGTCCCTACTGGAAAGCAGCTTCAACCCGCGCCATCCCTCGTTCTCACCGGAGATGTAAGGCCTCCTCAAATAGGCGGTGCGGCCGCCAAGGCTTCCGTCAGCGAATAGTTTTACCCCTACAATACTCCACCTTGCACCCGCCCTCTTTGGCGGCGGCTCTACTCCACGCCTAAGATAGCATGCCACCCTGACCTCCAAAGCATCTCCTATAAGGGATAGCGCTCTAACCTCTTCCTCGCTACATGCCATTGAAGACACGCCAAACACCCCCACCGAGGCTAGTGCAGAGGCGGCGTCTCTCAGCAACTCCTCATTGTTATACGTCTTCATGGCTACGGAGACCGCGTATGAGACTGCATCCTCAAGCAGCAGGCCTCGCTCCCTGTCGACAAGGTTTGGGAACAGCTTGTCTACCCCCGACTCTCTTATGAATGCAGAGTTCGCCACTGCAACATGACCGCAGATCCTTACGGCGAGCGCCGGCTTTTCGCCTAGGTATGAATCCAAAATTCTCCTGTCAAGTCTAGACCCAGGCCGGAACTCCTCCTCGTTCCACCCTCTTCCCACCGCTATTGGCGAGTTGGCGGCTGCAAGCCTCTTCGCTACCTCCTCAGGAGAAGAAGCGCCCTTCAGGTTAACAATCCTAAAGCTAGCTCCCAAAGAGCGCATGTGTAGGTGAGCGTCCACCAGTGGGGGGAGGAGGAATCCCTTGACAGCTACCCTTTTCCCCACAGAAACATGAGGTTCGCCTCTGCTAATGGACTTTACAAGCCCCTCATCTACTAGAACGTGATCGCCTACGTATTCGCCTTCATGGGAGTAAACGGCTTCTGCAGAGACAACAACTGATCTCGCCACGCCGAAGCCACACCTAATATGATATATTGTGTGGTTGAGAAGCTGATTAGCTCTCTCGACAGATTAAGCAGTATTAGTAGAGTATTCGCGTTGTAGTGTGGATATGATGCTTAATGTACTTCCAAATATATTGTTTCTATGCCATTGTTTAAACTATATACATTTCTCTTGACCTGCTTTATTAACCATAAAGATATTTTATAGATAACTTAGAGCACGATACCCACGTTGTAGGGGTGGGTTTAGTGGAGGCAAAGCAGGCTGCAGGCGCTCTCCTCACGGTCGTCGGCGTCCTACTGATATTATACGCCATCTACTCGGGGTTTGTGAACGAGACTATAGGCTCTACGGAGAAGTTTTCTGCAGATGCGGCCGCAATGATAGTAGGATGGTTTGCTGTGCTCATAGGGCCAGCACTCCTCTTCGGCGAAACGCCTGCCGCCGTTAGGAAGGCGGCTGGGAGGTGATGAACCGTGTCCATGCCTATACTACTCCTTGTTGCAGTTATTCTAGCTATATATGCTGTGGCGTATCTTTTCTATGGCAGGAATATACTACAGGAGAAGGTTGTTAGAGCATCCCCTGAGAGGGAGACCCCGGCTATAGCCAAGTTCGACGGCGTCGACTATGTCCCGGCCCACAGGTTCGTGCTCTTCGGCCACCACTTCGCTAGCATAGCGGGCGCTGGACCTATAGTAGGCCCTGCCATAGCCATGGCCTA from Aeropyrum pernix K1 encodes:
- a CDS encoding amidohydrolase codes for the protein MARSVVVSAEAVYSHEGEYVGDHVLVDEGLVKSISRGEPHVSVGKRVAVKGFLLPPLVDAHLHMRSLGASFRIVNLKGASSPEEVAKRLAAANSPIAVGRGWNEEEFRPGSRLDRRILDSYLGEKPALAVRICGHVAVANSAFIRESGVDKLFPNLVDRERGLLLEDAVSYAVSVAMKTYNNEELLRDAASALASVGVFGVSSMACSEEEVRALSLIGDALEVRVACYLRRGVEPPPKRAGARWSIVGVKLFADGSLGGRTAYLRRPYISGENEGWRGLKLLSSRDIAEEAVSNSHRGLATAVHAIGDAALDEVLEGFSNAISRGVEPGMLRVEHASLAWPNQIDRLASLRVWTVVQPLFRVSDWWLESRVGSDMLQAAYPFASMLRAGVKLALSTDAPVETYDPAETFKAAVGLCSSRLCRESESLTPRETLKLYTLNSALASGGPVAWLGRLRRGAPALFAVANVDVLNSGRKELEKLKFRGLNLAK
- a CDS encoding acyl-CoA dehydrogenase family protein, with product MVFPFSSSEDFRIELTEEHELFRKSIREFVESKVMPRWREIEETNRIPEDILKEAADLGIFGVGIPEEYGGQGGGHLMTALLTEEIARAVPALGVTIGVNHLFAVPILLFGTEEQKRKYVTPIAQGKARGAHANTEPTGGSDVAGIRTTARKVNDHYVINGRKVFISGARDADYLVVSARTNPPREDKRWWGISVFIVEKDMPGLKIGQQFKVLGMRGEQPYEVILEDVKVPAENLVGKEDEGFKVIVSTYDYTRIGIAAQAVGIAQASFEKALNYALQREVFGQPLIQFQMIIDKLANMYMKLEAARLLTYWAATLADKGKREFIVAASLAKAFATEAAEWIARQAIQIHGGYGVDPETGVERYLRDAIITTIYEGTNEIQRLTIVRQLVRQAFGLKF
- a CDS encoding MBL fold metallo-hydrolase, which encodes MVEIKLVDTTPEPFTGKMGSYILIAPDGDAAMIDSGPKTSWERVREELQSMGVRLRYVILTHIHLDHASAAGSIVRSLDTVEAVYVHPRGARHMADPERLWQASKQFLGDYADFFGKPEPVPEGKIVVPEDGEVLELPGGVKLHVIYTPGHASHHMSFYLPQEGVMFTGDSAGVSLKDDDGTLVEFPTTPPPFKPVEYINSLDAMARFKPEKLAFAHYGMRSGGMEYLRWHREDILRWVREAVEYVSRGGGDAEELMRLLADKLENAGKAYRARNPIISEFMYRGTVLGLMDTAVRGEWKRLHL